From one Tautonia marina genomic stretch:
- a CDS encoding sensor histidine kinase — translation MPRWPIRLKLIVGLSLVVAMMMTLLTGAVVGLRAFHRSNLTLTDQLRELGASKDLLQAVMQLDLDDRELEHFLSDQGTIPSLSESATEDPPEPGALRWSGLLLVGLSRGESHRSGASLIDDRVERTSGPFVTILDREARRRELLDRLLNRLQTARQALLRYYSELERNSLRGNRSDGRDEFTLAFLIDDDLTGVLRQLQPDVPIDHLIDRTSIYLTRHPEANLLNAGPWEPFALTRARLDRLTASAVALPDKLHSDFFLVLEASKRHYQSSRVMIWTVALAVLAMLCGLTKLVHRWLFTPIRLLHRGVRHVARGSFDYQIELQTGDEMQALAEAFNDMTTRLGATYADLEQQVSERSRQLVRSERLAGVGFLAAGVAHEINNPLASIAFCAEALEGRLEPVLRTTDPEGTGDSRVVRDYLRMIQEEAFRCKRITEKLLDFSRCGEIQSQRTNLVELIDGVVEMMRHMGKYRDKTIIFQPREAVVAFVDPQEIKQVILNLVVNALDSMDAGGTLRIDARVSGGRAELTFRDEGCGMAPEVLENIFEPFFTRRKAGKGTGLGLSISHRIINQHHGEIMAMSPGEGCGSTFLVRLPTQVQAPRRDRGVTEPSRGRHPLCKTGMATGDDTAQASPDLPIQG, via the coding sequence ATGCCCCGCTGGCCGATTCGGCTCAAGCTGATCGTCGGCCTGAGTCTGGTTGTTGCCATGATGATGACACTGTTGACCGGTGCCGTCGTCGGCCTTCGAGCCTTTCATCGCAGCAATCTGACGCTCACCGATCAGCTTCGAGAGTTGGGGGCGTCGAAGGACTTGCTTCAGGCGGTCATGCAGCTCGATCTTGACGATCGGGAACTGGAGCATTTCCTCTCGGACCAGGGCACGATCCCCAGCCTGTCCGAATCGGCGACCGAGGACCCTCCCGAGCCGGGGGCATTGCGATGGTCGGGGCTGTTGCTTGTCGGCCTGAGCCGCGGGGAGTCGCATCGTTCGGGAGCTTCCCTCATCGACGATCGGGTTGAGCGAACGTCGGGCCCCTTTGTCACCATCCTCGACCGCGAAGCCAGACGTCGAGAGTTACTCGATCGGTTGCTCAACCGCCTTCAGACCGCTCGGCAAGCCTTGCTTCGGTATTACTCCGAACTGGAGCGGAACAGCTTGCGAGGCAATCGTTCCGACGGTCGTGACGAGTTTACCCTGGCCTTTTTGATTGATGACGATCTGACGGGAGTCCTCCGGCAACTGCAGCCGGACGTGCCCATCGACCACCTGATCGACCGCACCTCGATCTACCTGACCCGGCATCCCGAAGCGAACTTGCTCAATGCAGGCCCCTGGGAGCCCTTTGCGTTGACGCGGGCCCGGCTCGATCGGCTGACCGCCTCGGCCGTTGCGTTGCCCGACAAATTGCACAGCGACTTCTTCCTGGTGCTCGAAGCCTCGAAGCGTCATTACCAGTCGAGCCGGGTGATGATCTGGACGGTGGCGCTCGCGGTGCTGGCAATGCTTTGCGGTCTCACAAAGCTCGTTCATCGCTGGCTGTTCACGCCGATCCGGCTCCTGCATCGAGGGGTCCGCCATGTGGCCCGAGGGTCGTTCGACTATCAGATCGAGCTTCAGACCGGGGATGAGATGCAAGCCCTGGCCGAGGCCTTCAACGACATGACCACCCGGCTCGGCGCGACGTATGCCGACCTTGAACAACAGGTCTCCGAGCGGAGCCGACAACTAGTCCGCTCCGAGCGGTTGGCAGGGGTCGGGTTCCTCGCCGCCGGTGTCGCTCATGAGATTAACAACCCGCTGGCCTCGATTGCCTTCTGTGCCGAAGCGCTCGAAGGACGCCTCGAACCCGTGCTCCGGACCACCGATCCCGAGGGAACCGGAGACTCTCGGGTCGTGCGTGACTACCTGCGGATGATCCAGGAAGAAGCCTTCCGCTGTAAGCGGATCACCGAGAAACTGCTCGACTTCTCCCGCTGCGGCGAGATTCAAAGCCAGCGAACGAATCTCGTCGAGCTGATCGATGGCGTCGTCGAGATGATGCGTCACATGGGGAAATACCGCGACAAGACCATCATCTTCCAGCCCCGAGAAGCCGTGGTCGCGTTCGTTGATCCCCAAGAAATCAAGCAGGTGATCCTCAATCTCGTCGTCAACGCGCTCGACAGCATGGACGCGGGAGGAACCCTGCGGATTGATGCCCGGGTCAGCGGAGGCCGGGCCGAGCTCACCTTCCGAGACGAGGGGTGTGGCATGGCTCCGGAGGTCCTCGAAAACATCTTCGAGCCGTTCTTCACCCGGCGCAAAGCCGGAAAGGGAACGGGCCTTGGCCTGTCGATTTCTCATCGCATTATCAATCAACACCACGGCGAGATCATGGCCATGAGTCCGGGAGAGGGATGCGGATCGACCTTCCTCGTCCGGCTTCCGACTCAGGTTCAGGCCCCACGGCGAGATCGGGGCGTGACCGAGCCCTCTCGCGGTCGGCACCCGCTTTGCAAGACTGGCATGGCGACAGGGGACGACACTGCGCAAGCGTCCCCCGATCTTCCGATTCAAGGATAA
- a CDS encoding sigma-54-dependent transcriptional regulator — protein MEKTQHGGLRILFADDEDYLRDLMERELPRLGHDVTTCPDGQAAIRALERGRFDAALLDIQMPGLTGIEVLEKFRQLSPETQVILMTGHATVDTAVQALRLGAFDYLTKPCKWAELEVVLNRIAERRSLTNKAAALETRLKAAEGGTPMLVGETPVMQDVMHLIDTVAPTEATVLILGETGTGKDLIARTMHERSLRADQAFVPVNCGALPENLIESELFGHRKGAFTGAETNRKGLFEVANGGTLFLDEVGELSKGLQVKLLRFLESGEIRRVGENEPFRADVRVLCATNRDLREMVAEDQFREDLFFRINTFEIYSPPLRERKEDIPLLAQHMLKRYAGRRHGPIPELADDAIEALLAHDWPGNVRELANAIERATILARGGTIHAEHLPTQGMSRRSPSPSLVATPASSGGPHIAIPEGTPTLRDLELHYIQVVLEKHKGNKPAASKELGVSLKTLYNKINQLQRS, from the coding sequence ATGGAGAAAACGCAACATGGCGGCCTGCGAATCCTCTTCGCCGATGATGAGGACTATCTGCGCGACTTGATGGAGCGAGAACTGCCGCGGCTCGGTCATGACGTGACGACTTGCCCCGATGGTCAGGCGGCGATTCGAGCCCTGGAACGAGGCCGGTTCGATGCGGCCTTGCTCGATATCCAGATGCCGGGCCTGACCGGGATCGAGGTTCTCGAAAAATTTCGCCAGCTCAGCCCTGAGACGCAGGTCATCCTGATGACCGGTCACGCCACGGTCGATACGGCCGTTCAGGCCCTTCGACTAGGGGCGTTCGACTACCTGACCAAGCCCTGCAAATGGGCCGAACTGGAGGTGGTCCTCAACCGGATTGCCGAACGGCGATCCTTGACCAACAAGGCCGCCGCCTTGGAGACGCGCCTGAAGGCCGCCGAAGGGGGCACGCCGATGCTCGTCGGCGAGACGCCGGTGATGCAGGACGTGATGCACTTGATTGACACCGTGGCGCCGACCGAGGCCACGGTCTTGATCCTGGGAGAGACCGGGACCGGCAAGGACCTGATTGCCCGGACCATGCACGAGCGGAGCCTCCGGGCCGATCAGGCCTTCGTGCCGGTCAATTGCGGGGCCTTGCCCGAGAACTTGATCGAGAGCGAGCTGTTCGGCCACCGCAAAGGGGCCTTCACCGGAGCCGAGACGAACCGCAAGGGGCTCTTCGAGGTCGCCAACGGAGGGACTCTGTTCCTCGACGAAGTGGGAGAGTTGAGCAAGGGACTTCAGGTCAAACTGCTTCGCTTCCTCGAATCGGGTGAGATCCGACGAGTGGGCGAGAATGAGCCGTTCCGCGCCGATGTGCGGGTCCTCTGCGCCACGAACCGGGATCTGCGCGAGATGGTCGCCGAAGATCAATTTCGTGAAGACCTTTTCTTCCGCATCAACACCTTTGAGATCTACTCCCCTCCCTTACGCGAACGCAAGGAAGACATCCCGCTGCTGGCCCAGCACATGCTCAAACGGTACGCTGGGCGTCGTCATGGCCCGATTCCGGAACTGGCCGACGATGCGATCGAGGCGTTGCTTGCCCACGACTGGCCGGGGAACGTTCGAGAACTGGCCAACGCGATCGAACGCGCCACGATCCTCGCCAGAGGGGGGACGATTCACGCCGAACACCTGCCAACGCAGGGAATGAGCCGGCGATCCCCCTCGCCTTCACTTGTGGCAACTCCCGCGTCCAGCGGAGGCCCGCACATTGCCATTCCGGAAGGGACTCCGACCCTTCGGGATCTGGAGCTTCACTACATCCAGGTCGTCTTGGAAAAGCATAAGGGGAACAAGCCCGCCGCCAGCAAAGAACTGGGGGTGAGCCTGAAGACGCTCTACAACAAGATCAATCAGCTTCAACGGTCTTGA
- a CDS encoding putative signal transducing protein, which yields MDQDELTPCYQALSLMEAKFIADQLNAEGIKAVSDGQDMQDFLGAWEGNPRVYVRKVDLPRAEKWLVEYEEHRKRHADEELKRQQGSA from the coding sequence ATGGATCAAGACGAACTGACCCCGTGCTACCAGGCCCTGAGCTTAATGGAAGCCAAATTCATCGCCGACCAGCTCAATGCCGAAGGCATCAAGGCGGTGTCTGACGGTCAAGACATGCAAGACTTTCTCGGCGCCTGGGAAGGCAATCCCCGGGTCTATGTCCGCAAGGTGGACCTGCCTCGGGCGGAAAAGTGGCTCGTCGAGTACGAGGAGCACCGGAAGCGCCATGCCGACGAAGAACTGAAGCGCCAGCAAGGCTCCGCCTGA
- the hemQ gene encoding hydrogen peroxide-dependent heme synthase, which produces MDEGTQRPSGIGLRTQPMQHGHRPAAAEQVPATLVPEAGWHFLHLFYRIDREALARLSPEAREQGRAQVLAALSTDSAPGIEQCQCFVTPGHKSDFGVMMAGPDLRAIHGVQTALQASAIGPALVPSYSFYSITEVSEYVPDAEQYGAILRDREGMDPESPAYKAKVNAYTNRLEPMNRQRLYPEFPDWPCFCFYPMSKMRQGEQNWYLLPFEPRSQMMAEHGRSGMKFAGKVTQVITASTGLDDWEWGVTLWARNPAYLKDIVYTMRFDESSARYALFGAFYFGFIAPPAELLEAVCL; this is translated from the coding sequence ATGGACGAGGGGACGCAACGACCATCGGGCATCGGCCTCCGGACGCAACCGATGCAGCACGGCCATCGACCCGCCGCGGCGGAACAGGTGCCGGCGACCCTGGTTCCGGAAGCCGGGTGGCATTTCCTGCATCTGTTCTACCGGATCGACCGCGAGGCTCTGGCTCGCCTGAGCCCCGAAGCCAGGGAACAGGGCCGAGCTCAGGTCCTGGCGGCGCTCTCGACCGACTCCGCTCCGGGAATCGAGCAGTGCCAGTGCTTCGTGACTCCTGGTCACAAGAGCGATTTTGGCGTCATGATGGCCGGCCCCGACCTCCGGGCCATCCACGGTGTGCAGACCGCCCTTCAGGCTTCGGCCATCGGGCCGGCCCTGGTTCCGAGCTATTCGTTTTATTCGATCACGGAAGTCTCCGAGTACGTTCCCGACGCGGAGCAATACGGCGCGATTCTCCGGGATCGCGAAGGCATGGACCCCGAAAGCCCGGCATACAAGGCCAAGGTCAATGCCTACACCAACCGGCTCGAACCGATGAACCGCCAGCGGCTCTACCCGGAGTTCCCCGACTGGCCCTGCTTCTGCTTCTACCCCATGAGCAAAATGCGCCAGGGTGAGCAGAACTGGTACCTGCTTCCGTTCGAGCCGCGCTCACAGATGATGGCCGAACACGGCCGAAGCGGCATGAAGTTCGCGGGAAAAGTCACCCAGGTCATCACCGCCTCAACCGGTCTTGATGACTGGGAATGGGGGGTGACGCTTTGGGCTCGCAATCCGGCGTACCTCAAAGACATCGTTTACACCATGCGGTTCGACGAGAGCTCGGCGCGATACGCCCTGTTCGGTGCTTTCTACTTCGGCTTCATTGCTCCACCAGCGGAGCTGCTTGAGGCCGTCTGCCTCTGA
- the gap gene encoding type I glyceraldehyde-3-phosphate dehydrogenase: MAVRVGINGFGRIGRLVFRVMAERPNDFEIVAINDLSDAKKLASLLKYDSVHGRFNGTVEAAEKAIIVNGKEIPILAEKDPANLPWKSLNCQIALESTGFFTNRAGLQKHIDAGADRVVLSAPAKDPLDLTVVLGVNDEQLKADHRIISNASCTTNCLAPLAKVLNDTFGIEKGLMTTVHAYTNDQRVADQIHSDPYRARAAAINTIPTTTGAAKAVGEVIPELKGKLTGISLRVPVPTGSIVDLTTVMKRDVTADEVNNALKEAASKAPFKGIISYVTDPIVSSDVITDPHSCIFVPDWTQVMQGNLLKTCAWYDNEWGYSCRTAELISKMAAL; this comes from the coding sequence ATGGCTGTTCGTGTTGGTATTAACGGTTTCGGTCGGATCGGCCGTCTGGTCTTCCGCGTCATGGCGGAGCGGCCCAACGACTTCGAGATCGTCGCGATCAATGACCTGTCCGACGCCAAGAAGCTGGCGAGCCTGCTGAAGTACGATAGCGTCCACGGCCGGTTCAACGGCACGGTCGAGGCCGCGGAGAAGGCCATCATCGTCAATGGCAAGGAAATCCCGATCCTGGCGGAAAAGGATCCGGCCAACCTGCCCTGGAAATCGCTCAACTGCCAGATCGCCCTGGAGTCGACCGGTTTCTTCACCAACCGGGCCGGCTTGCAGAAGCACATCGACGCCGGAGCCGATCGGGTCGTCCTCAGCGCCCCGGCGAAGGACCCCCTCGACCTGACCGTCGTGCTCGGCGTCAATGACGAACAGCTCAAGGCCGACCACCGGATTATCTCGAACGCATCCTGCACGACCAACTGCCTCGCCCCGCTCGCCAAGGTGCTCAACGACACCTTCGGCATCGAAAAGGGCCTGATGACGACCGTCCACGCCTACACCAACGACCAGCGGGTGGCCGACCAGATCCACAGCGATCCCTACCGCGCCCGAGCCGCCGCGATCAACACGATCCCGACGACCACCGGTGCCGCCAAGGCCGTGGGCGAAGTGATCCCCGAACTCAAGGGGAAGCTGACCGGCATCTCCCTCCGCGTTCCGGTGCCGACCGGCAGCATCGTTGACCTGACCACGGTCATGAAGCGCGATGTGACCGCCGATGAGGTGAACAATGCCCTGAAGGAGGCCGCATCGAAGGCCCCGTTCAAGGGAATCATCTCCTACGTCACCGATCCGATCGTCTCCAGCGACGTGATCACCGACCCTCACTCCTGCATCTTCGTGCCCGACTGGACCCAGGTCATGCAGGGGAACCTGCTCAAGACCTGCGCCTGGTACGATAACGAGTGGGGCTATTCCTGCCGGACCGCCGAGCTGATCTCGAAGATGGCCGCTCTCTGA
- a CDS encoding phosphoglycerate kinase, with translation MAKQTIKDLDFKGKKALVRVDFNVPQTKDGEVSDDRRIRSALPTLTHILDQGGSLILVSHLGRPKGDPEADAAFRMDKVAARLQELIGRPVQKADDTVGPDAQAKCAALKPGEIVVLENVRFNKGEKKGDPEFAKQLAGLADCYVNDAFGTCHRDEASMLAVPEQFPSDQRAIGLLVEKELQILDQLLGQPKPPMIAVMGGAKVSDKIGVIESLLKKVDKLLIGGAMTYTFLKAQGHSIGMSRCEEDRLDVAQHLLKLGGDKIVLPQDHLVTTSLDPNEAKTTVIEGSDLPEGQIGIDIGPKTAEAYAEIIRNAGTVVWNGPMGKFEDEPFRKGTIAVAEAMAASPAVTAVGGGETAEAVEQFGLADKVSHVSTGGGAFLEALEGKSFNSLRVIPDRD, from the coding sequence TTGGCCAAGCAAACGATCAAGGACCTGGATTTCAAGGGCAAGAAGGCGCTGGTCCGGGTCGATTTCAATGTCCCCCAGACGAAGGACGGCGAGGTCTCCGACGATCGCCGGATCCGATCGGCCCTGCCGACCCTCACGCACATTCTCGACCAGGGAGGCTCGCTGATTCTCGTCAGCCACCTGGGCCGTCCCAAGGGGGACCCGGAGGCCGACGCCGCCTTCCGGATGGACAAGGTCGCCGCCCGGCTTCAGGAGTTGATCGGCCGCCCCGTGCAGAAGGCCGACGATACGGTCGGCCCCGACGCCCAGGCCAAGTGCGCCGCCCTGAAGCCCGGCGAGATCGTGGTCCTGGAGAACGTCCGCTTTAACAAAGGGGAGAAGAAAGGGGACCCCGAGTTCGCCAAGCAACTTGCCGGCCTGGCCGATTGCTACGTGAACGACGCCTTCGGCACCTGCCACCGCGACGAGGCGTCGATGCTCGCCGTCCCCGAGCAATTCCCGAGCGACCAGCGGGCCATCGGCCTCCTGGTGGAGAAGGAACTGCAGATCCTCGACCAGCTTCTCGGCCAGCCGAAGCCCCCGATGATCGCCGTGATGGGAGGGGCCAAGGTTTCCGATAAGATCGGCGTGATCGAGAGCCTGCTCAAGAAGGTCGACAAGCTGCTCATCGGCGGCGCGATGACTTACACGTTCCTCAAGGCCCAGGGGCACTCCATCGGCATGAGCCGTTGCGAGGAGGATCGTCTCGACGTTGCCCAGCACCTCTTGAAACTCGGCGGCGACAAGATTGTCCTGCCGCAGGACCACCTGGTGACGACCTCGCTCGATCCCAACGAAGCCAAAACGACCGTCATCGAGGGCTCGGATCTTCCCGAAGGTCAGATCGGGATCGACATCGGACCCAAGACCGCCGAAGCCTACGCCGAGATCATTCGAAACGCCGGAACGGTCGTCTGGAACGGCCCGATGGGCAAGTTCGAGGACGAGCCGTTCCGCAAAGGGACCATCGCCGTTGCCGAGGCCATGGCCGCGTCACCCGCGGTCACCGCCGTCGGAGGAGGCGAAACGGCCGAGGCCGTGGAACAGTTTGGCCTCGCCGACAAGGTCTCGCACGTTTCCACCGGCGGCGGTGCGTTCCTCGAAGCGCTCGAAGGGAAATCCTTCAACTCCCTGCGAGTCATTCCGGATCGCGACTGA
- the rpe gene encoding ribulose-phosphate 3-epimerase: MPSDRTERLQVWDRASAPVITPSLLDCDFARVGQEIAALEAAGVVALHLDVMDGHFVPNLSYGPPVVADWRKVTSLPFDVHLMMSNPADFLDAFVAAGADSLLIHAEAVPSPADLLRQIQQQGCRAGLVINPPTPWTAVEPYLDAIDSVLVMSVMPGFGGQSFQDHVLEKVRAIRQARPSLRIAIDGGINASTADRATAAGATQLVVGSATYRPDGNYAASLGEVAEAARRGLERGGGVPGGAAHPSLE, encoded by the coding sequence ATGCCGAGCGATCGAACTGAGCGACTGCAAGTCTGGGATCGCGCGTCCGCGCCCGTGATCACGCCGTCGCTTCTGGATTGCGATTTTGCCAGGGTGGGCCAGGAGATCGCCGCCCTTGAGGCTGCCGGGGTGGTCGCGCTGCACCTTGACGTGATGGACGGGCATTTCGTGCCAAACCTCAGCTACGGGCCTCCCGTCGTGGCCGACTGGCGTAAGGTGACCTCGCTTCCGTTCGATGTCCACCTGATGATGAGCAATCCGGCCGATTTTCTCGACGCCTTTGTTGCGGCCGGGGCCGATAGCCTCCTGATTCATGCCGAGGCGGTGCCATCTCCCGCCGACTTGCTCCGGCAGATCCAGCAGCAAGGGTGCCGGGCCGGACTGGTGATCAACCCGCCGACCCCCTGGACGGCGGTTGAGCCGTATCTCGATGCGATCGACTCGGTGCTGGTCATGAGTGTCATGCCCGGCTTCGGGGGCCAATCGTTTCAGGATCATGTCCTGGAAAAAGTTCGGGCGATCCGCCAGGCTCGGCCGAGCCTGCGGATCGCCATCGACGGCGGGATCAATGCCTCGACGGCCGACCGGGCGACAGCCGCCGGCGCAACTCAGCTGGTCGTCGGTTCAGCCACCTATCGACCCGATGGCAATTACGCGGCGTCGCTGGGCGAGGTGGCCGAGGCGGCTCGTCGTGGACTCGAACGAGGCGGGGGCGTCCCGGGCGGGGCGGCTCACCCGTCACTCGAATGA
- a CDS encoding histidine phosphatase family protein, which yields MTQVLLIRPGATVYDEQNRVQGILDVPLSDRGRAEVAELADRLAGNGVAISALYCGPGESVVRTAETVGRALGLRVRRLDELRNLDQGLWQGLQIDEIRRRNLKLFRQWQEDPRTVCPPQGEPVETALARITTALRPILRKHRDEAIGLVVAEPIARLVSCFLRRDENVLLLEPVPTGDFERIEVVAEGRQDRSPP from the coding sequence ATGACACAGGTGCTTCTGATTCGACCGGGTGCCACGGTCTACGACGAGCAAAACCGGGTCCAGGGCATCCTCGACGTCCCGCTGAGCGACCGAGGCCGTGCCGAGGTCGCCGAACTGGCCGATCGGCTCGCGGGAAACGGCGTGGCCATCTCTGCGCTGTATTGCGGCCCCGGAGAAAGCGTGGTGCGAACCGCCGAGACCGTCGGACGAGCCCTGGGCCTGCGGGTCCGTCGGCTCGACGAGCTTCGGAACCTCGACCAGGGACTCTGGCAAGGCTTGCAGATCGACGAGATCCGCCGACGCAATCTCAAACTGTTCCGCCAGTGGCAGGAAGACCCTCGAACGGTCTGCCCTCCTCAGGGAGAGCCCGTGGAAACCGCCCTGGCCCGAATCACCACGGCCCTTCGCCCGATCCTTCGCAAACACCGAGACGAGGCCATCGGTCTCGTTGTGGCCGAGCCGATCGCCCGGCTTGTCTCCTGCTTCCTCAGACGCGATGAGAATGTCCTCTTGCTCGAACCGGTCCCGACGGGCGATTTTGAACGCATTGAAGTCGTCGCAGAGGGCCGACAGGATCGATCACCCCCCTAA
- the accD gene encoding acetyl-CoA carboxylase, carboxyltransferase subunit beta, with protein sequence MEQLTTPHADVRSPSPAVAPTGATPPMASNRSSSTDAVPLPAVSKKVPEGVWMRCDGCSATLFRKEVERNRHVCPQCNHHFTRSARDRIADLLDTDTFEEWFPNLRPGDPLGFNDRRPYPTRVEAEQRRTGLTEAAVVGQGFIKGIRTVFGITDSGFIMGSMGSVVGEKITRAIEEATRLKLPLVIVSGSGGGARMHEGIFSLMQMAKTSAALARYHAAGGFFISVLTHPTMGGVAASFASLGDVILAEPKALIGFAGPKVIQQTVRVKLPEGFQRSEFLLEHGFIDRIVHRHDLRSTLAQLLNYVTP encoded by the coding sequence ATGGAACAACTCACCACCCCTCATGCCGATGTCCGGAGCCCCAGCCCGGCCGTCGCCCCCACCGGAGCGACTCCGCCCATGGCCTCCAACCGCAGTTCTTCGACCGACGCCGTCCCCTTGCCCGCCGTCAGCAAGAAGGTCCCCGAAGGGGTCTGGATGCGCTGCGACGGCTGTTCGGCAACCCTCTTCCGGAAGGAAGTCGAGCGCAACCGCCACGTCTGCCCCCAGTGCAATCACCACTTCACCCGATCGGCCCGCGATCGGATCGCCGACCTGCTCGACACAGACACCTTCGAGGAATGGTTCCCCAACCTTCGCCCTGGTGACCCCCTGGGCTTCAACGACCGTCGGCCCTACCCGACCCGAGTCGAGGCCGAACAGCGCCGAACGGGTCTGACCGAGGCCGCCGTGGTGGGTCAAGGATTCATCAAGGGGATCCGGACCGTCTTCGGGATCACGGATTCCGGGTTCATCATGGGCAGCATGGGCTCGGTCGTCGGGGAGAAGATCACCCGGGCGATCGAGGAAGCCACCCGTCTGAAGCTCCCGCTGGTCATCGTCTCCGGCTCCGGTGGCGGGGCTCGGATGCACGAGGGAATTTTCTCCCTGATGCAGATGGCCAAGACCTCTGCCGCCCTGGCACGTTATCATGCCGCCGGGGGCTTTTTCATCAGCGTACTGACCCACCCGACGATGGGGGGCGTAGCCGCCAGCTTCGCCAGCCTGGGGGACGTGATCCTCGCCGAGCCAAAGGCCCTGATCGGCTTTGCCGGCCCGAAGGTCATTCAGCAGACGGTCCGGGTGAAGCTTCCCGAAGGATTCCAGCGGAGCGAGTTTCTGCTCGAGCACGGGTTCATCGACCGAATCGTTCACCGTCATGACCTGCGGAGCACACTTGCTCAACTGCTCAACTACGTGACCCCCTGA
- a CDS encoding HAD family hydrolase, translating to MPRPRAVLFDFDGVLADTENVHVASWERIFAVMGLEVTPEQCSRAAEIDDRAFLTEILTAKKIEDAAIEGWVGRKQELAAAMLGDEPRLYPGVAELVRRLEHQVVLAVVTSARREDVDSVLRSGGIAGAFSTVVSKEDVTRTKPDPEPYRTALERLGVARQEAVVLEDSAAGLASARAAGLRSIAIGHRHTKGVWVGESTFLEDLADVDGVLFALGCADE from the coding sequence ATGCCAAGGCCCCGCGCTGTCCTCTTCGATTTCGATGGTGTTCTCGCCGACACTGAGAATGTTCATGTGGCATCCTGGGAGCGGATCTTCGCCGTGATGGGGCTGGAGGTCACTCCCGAGCAATGCTCCCGCGCCGCCGAGATCGACGACCGCGCCTTCTTGACCGAGATTCTCACGGCCAAGAAGATCGAAGACGCCGCGATCGAGGGTTGGGTGGGTCGCAAGCAGGAGCTGGCCGCGGCGATGCTGGGGGATGAACCCCGCCTCTATCCCGGAGTCGCCGAACTGGTGCGACGGCTCGAACATCAGGTGGTGCTGGCGGTCGTCACCTCGGCAAGGCGTGAGGATGTCGACAGCGTGCTCCGATCAGGTGGGATTGCCGGTGCATTCAGCACGGTGGTGTCGAAGGAAGACGTGACACGGACCAAGCCGGACCCCGAGCCTTACCGCACGGCTCTGGAACGGTTGGGAGTGGCCCGTCAGGAGGCCGTGGTGCTCGAAGATTCGGCGGCAGGGCTGGCCTCGGCCCGAGCGGCGGGACTTCGAAGCATTGCGATCGGCCACCGTCACACCAAAGGGGTGTGGGTGGGTGAATCGACCTTCCTGGAAGACCTCGCAGACGTGGACGGAGTCCTGTTCGCCCTGGGATGTGCCGACGAGTAA
- a CDS encoding GDP-mannose 4,6-dehydratase: MSRMLVTGAAGFIGSHLVDRLLDDGVEVIGVDNFDSFYDPRLKRRNLDQAQSHPGFRLVELDLRDAEAASRLVRETHPEVIFHLAARAGVRPSIEQPLLYTEVNVSATTTLLEAARQLDPMPRFVFASSSSVYGDRPDAPFHEDDRVDTPISPYAATKKACELIAHTFHHLYDLPVTGLRFFTAYGPRNRPDLAISKFAHLIEQDRPIPMFGDGTTRRDYTFVGDIVDGVIRAADKCKKHHIYNLGHSEPIELREMIAALGRALGKEPIIDRQPEQPGDVRQTFADISRARTELGYDPSTPFEVGLAQFVSWFRSV, translated from the coding sequence ATGTCTCGGATGCTCGTCACCGGCGCGGCCGGTTTCATCGGCTCGCATCTGGTCGACCGCTTGCTCGACGACGGGGTCGAGGTGATCGGGGTCGACAACTTCGATTCGTTCTACGATCCCCGTCTGAAGCGTCGCAATCTCGACCAGGCCCAGAGCCACCCTGGCTTTCGGCTGGTCGAACTGGACCTGCGCGATGCCGAGGCCGCCTCCCGGCTCGTCCGGGAGACGCACCCCGAGGTGATCTTCCACCTCGCCGCCCGGGCGGGGGTCCGGCCGAGCATCGAGCAACCCCTGCTCTATACGGAAGTCAACGTCTCCGCCACGACCACACTGCTGGAAGCCGCCCGACAGCTCGACCCCATGCCCCGGTTCGTCTTCGCGTCCAGCTCCAGCGTCTACGGAGATCGACCCGATGCGCCCTTCCATGAAGACGACCGCGTGGACACGCCCATCAGCCCCTACGCGGCGACCAAGAAAGCCTGTGAACTGATCGCCCACACCTTCCACCACCTCTACGACTTGCCCGTGACCGGGCTCCGATTCTTCACCGCCTACGGCCCCAGGAACCGCCCCGACCTGGCGATCTCCAAGTTTGCCCACCTCATCGAGCAAGATCGCCCCATCCCCATGTTCGGCGACGGCACGACCCGACGGGACTATACCTTCGTTGGCGACATTGTGGATGGAGTCATTCGAGCCGCCGACAAATGCAAAAAACACCACATCTACAATCTTGGTCACTCCGAGCCGATTGAGCTGCGTGAGATGATTGCGGCGCTTGGCCGCGCGCTCGGTAAGGAACCGATCATCGACCGACAACCCGAGCAACCGGGCGATGTGCGACAAACCTTCGCCGACATTTCCCGCGCTCGAACCGAACTGGGTTACGATCCCTCGACCCCTTTCGAGGTCGGGCTCGCCCAATTCGTTTCCTGGTTTCGGTCTGTTTGA